Proteins co-encoded in one Pieris napi chromosome 10, ilPieNapi1.2, whole genome shotgun sequence genomic window:
- the LOC125052958 gene encoding uncharacterized protein LOC125052958 isoform X4, with product MNEIKADFRKDVAKRLAGVNVNRKLPENGLPSERVVEEIRDHLSLGSYDWKGGHVSGAVYHTNDDIYRVACDAYALTAYTNPLHADVFPGINKMEAEIVRMAINLFHGDDKCCGTVTTGGTESIMMACKAFRDRAYNKGISNPQMVLATTAHTAFDKAAQYLGISVVTVPVNPDTLTVDIDAVKKAIGRRTCLIVGSAPNFPYGTMDDIRALSNIALEYEIPLHVDACLGGFVACFMPDAGYPVPDFDFRLPGVASMSADTHKYGFAPKGTSVVLYRHEEYRHGQYTVTTDWPGGVYGSPTVNGSRAGGSIAACWASMMYIGKNRYVEMTREILQTTNYILEELRKIKGIFIFGKPATTVIAFGSKQFDIFKMADLLHKKGWSLNALQFPSGIHICVTHAHTAEGVAERFVNDTRVVAAECLKAGDAPVEGKRWVEELAREAQLWADQCRPPEQLEEHDLCRDLYSTTVGQCVASIVGEAPGLRPETMVDIWYMQRISYEGNFTSYVPPVRSSQYYGDFAQLVWSRTYMVGCGRSRFMAPWRGRLRSVERLVCNFAPRGPVSFRALWTLGRPASICPPRSRPDTHVPGLCSFQNNLNDSDDKYNKHSAEEHLLLNTVLEVETNDTHDHIGLFDEYYLKKVAISNLSLNPTDMYKDFVHTKDIIEDFELEEQVNEKSTHSFNVELENGVTKKIEEKKKVRMLGRYKSFDLEDLEDQNTSKNLKNVQVEETTKFNELYADLEYLDVEKIYDTVTNDITLKNDTEDLRSNDKDGSFKLETNTSNPLNMTRLNQIILPNTTVFSNQTTKHDDLDDYLADPETFRQLQEALDRMENSLAGPVSTVGKVRRELRTLPPNKTSINRSKQNIMTPEELQAEIERNRTLDRGPMLNMVLKYLPYLKPYEKTIMGEVTSNSVARILPNVLALLLCL from the exons ATGAATGAAATCAAGGCGGACTTTCGCAAAGATGTGGCAAAGAGACTTGCTGGTGTCAATGTTAATAGGAAGCTCCCGGAGAACGGTCTGCCTTCAGAACGTGTTGTAGAAGAAATAAGGGATCACTTGAG tttaggttCCTACGACTGGAAGGGCGGCCACGTATCAGGTGCCGTATATCACACGAATGATGACATTTATCGTGTAGCGTGTGACGCGTATGCGCTAACGGCCTATACTAATCCTCTACACGCTGATGTGTTCCCGGGTATTAATAAGATGGAAGCTGAAATTGTTAGAATGGCGATCAATTTATTCCACGGAGATGACAAGTGCTGCGGCacg gttacAACCGGTGGTACAGAGTCAATAATGATGGCGTGCAAGGCGTTCAGGGATCGCGCATACAACAAGGGCATAAGCAATCCTCAAATGGTACTTGCCACGACGGCTCACACCGCCTTTGACAAGGCCGCGCAATATTTAGGCATTTCGGTTGTCACTGTGCCTGTCAATCCTGACactttgacagttgacatcGACGCTGTCAAGAAGGCCATTGGACGCAGGACTTGTTTG ATTGTAGGGTCAGCACCTAACTTCCCCTACGGTACAATGGATGACATCCGAGCTCTATCCAACATAGCCTTAGAGTACGAGATTCCCTTACACGTAGACGCGTGTCTTGGCGGTTTCGTGGCGTGTTTCATGCCGGATGCCGGATATCCGGTTCCCGATTTTGATTTCCGGCTACCAGGTGTCGCTAGTATGTCTGCTGATACACATAAG TACGGGTTCGCGCCTAAAGGAACGTCAGTGGTACTCTATCGTCATGAAGAGTACAGGCATGGTCAGTACACGGTCACTACTGATTGGCCCGGAGGCGTCTATGGCTCGCCCACTGTTAATG GCAGCCGTGCCGGTGGTTCGATCGCGGCCTGTTGGGCTAGTATGATGTATATCGGGAAGAATCGGTACGTTGAAATGACGAGGGAGATATTGCAGACGACGAACTATATACTTGAGGA ACTCCGAAAGATAAAGGGTATCTTCATATTCGGAAAACCTGCGACTACCGTCATCGCATTCGGCTCGAAGCAATTCGATATATTCAAAATGGCCGATTTGTTACACAAAAAGGGGTGGAGTTTGAATGCACTACAATTTCCGTCTGG GATCCACATCTGTGTGACCCACGCCCACACAGCAGAAGGCGTGGCGGAACGCTTTGTCAATGATACTCGCGTAGTTGCAGCGGAGTGCTTGAAGGCTGGCGATGCTCCTGTCGAAGGAAAG cgaTGGGTTGAAGAACTAGCCCGCGAAGCGCAACTCTGGGCAGATCAGTGTAGACCTCCGGAACAACTAGAGGAGCACGACCTTTGCCGCGATCTGT ACTCAACAACCGTAGGACAATGCGTTGCCTCAATAGTAGGCGAAGCGCCAGGACTCCGCCCTGAAACAATGGTCGACATTTGGTATATGCAAAGAATATCATATGAAGGCAACTTTACTTCTTATGTACC ACCTGTAAGATCGAGCCAATATTACGGAGATTTTGCACAATTAGTTTGGTCTCGAACATATATGGTTGGATGTGGGAGAAGTCGATTCATG GCACCTTGGCGTGGCCGTTTACGCAGTGTGGAACGGCTTGTATGTAACTTTGCGCCGCGTGGTCCGGTATCCTTTCGTGCCTTGTGGACTCTTGGACGACCTGCCTCCATCTGTCCGCCACGATCAAGACCTGATACTCATGTACCAGGGCTTTGCAGTTTTC AGAACAATTTGAATGATTCagatgataaatataataaacacagCGCTGAAGAGCATTTATTGCTAAACACAGTACTTGAAGTAGAAACCAATGATACACATGATCATATTGGACTGTTCGACGAGTATTACTTAAAGAAAGTAGCTATATCTAATTTGAGTTTAAATCCAACTGATATGTATAAAGATTTCGTACACACAAAAGATATAATCGAAGATTTCGAACTAGAAGAGCAAGTTAATGAAAAATCAACACATTCCTTTAATGTGGAATTAGAAAATGgggtaactaaaaaaatagagGAGAAGAAAAAAGTTCGAATGTTAGGACGATACAAATCGTTTGATTTAGAAGACTTGGAAGATCAAAATACATCTAAGAACTTAAAAA ATGTCCAAGTTGAAGAAACGACAAAGTTCAACGAACTTTATGCTGATCTGGAGTATTTGGATGTGGAGAAAATTTATGACACTGTAACAAATGATATAACacttaaaa ATGACACCGAAGATTTAAGAAGCAATGATAAAGATGGATCCTTTAAACTTGAAACAAATACATCTAATCCATTAAATATGACAAGATTGAATCAGATAATACTTCCAAATACAACGGTATTTTCAAACCAAACAACGAAACATGATGATTTAGACGACTATCTTGCGGATC CTGAAACCTTTAGACAACTACAAGAAGCGCTAGATAGGATGGAGAACAGTCTAGCTGGTCCAGTTTCAACAGTTGGAAAg GTCCGACGCGAACTAAGAACACTGCCACCAAAcaaaacttcaataaatagaAGCAAACAAAATATCATGACTCCAGAAGAGCTTCAAGCGGAAATAGAACGGAATAGAACCTTAGATAGAGGGCCTATGTTAAACATGGTGCTAAAATACTTGCCATATCTAAAACCCTACGAAAAAACGATTATGGGTGAAGTTACAAGTAACAGTGTTGCAAGAATATTGCCGAATGTATTGGCTTTACTTTTGTGTTTGTGA